Sequence from the uncultured Flavobacterium sp. genome:
CTTCTAATTCACGTTTATAAGCCAATGATTTCGTTTCAAATTCTTCAAAATAAATAACAATCCAATCTTTCACTTTTCCTGTAAATCCTGGATGATTCGATAAATGTTTACGTAATCGCTCTTCTAAACCTTCGGATGTGTGACCAATGTAATATTGATTTAATGTCTTTGAGAACAAAACGTAGAAAAAATTCATATCATTTTTTGTTTAAATTATTTTAAACAAAAAAAGCCACTCGTTTGAGTGGCTTTTTTTGTAGTGAACGCAGAAGGATTCGAACCTTCGACCGCCTGCTTAGAAGGCAGGTGCTCTATCCAGCTGAGCTATGCGTCCATTTATTGTAAAACTTAACCTTATGACCGTCCCGATTCAAAATCGGGATGCTCTATCCAGCTGAGCTATGCGTCCATTTATTCTAAAACTTAACCTTCTGACCGTCCCGATTCAAAATCGGGATGCTCTATCCAGCTGAGCTATGCGTCCATTTATTGTAAAACTTAACCTTATGACCGTCCCGATTCAAAATCGGGATGCTCTATCCAGCTGAGCTATGCGTCCATTCTTGATAAAACAAAAAAGCCACTCGTTTGAATGGCTTTTGATGTGAACGCAGAAGGATTCGAACCTTCGACCGCCTGCTTAGAAGGCAGGTGCTCTATCCAGCTGAGCTATGCGTCCATTTGTTTTAAAACTTTATGGCAAAGTTTTTGTCGGGGTGGCAGGATTCGAACCTGCGGCCTCCTGCTCCCAAAGCAGGCGCGATAACCGGGCTACGCTACACCCCGAGCTTTAGTTATAGATTTGTATCTGTGGTCTTCCCGATCTTAATCGGGACACGATAACCGGGCTACACTATACCCCGAAAATTCTTTCTGTGCTTTTGACACGATAATCGAATTTCTTCAATACCCAATAAGCAAATTATTATGCGGAGAGACAGGGACTCGAACCCTGGCGACGATTACTCGTCGACAGATTAGCAATCTGCTCCATTACCGCTCTGGCACCTCTCCAAGCTCAAGAAACGTGTTCTGTTTTGCGGTTGCAAATGTAAGACAACATTCCATATCTCACAACTATTTCAGCGCTTTTTTTTCACTTTTTTTAATCTTTTTTTTAAACCGCTTAACAATCAAACAAATAGAATTAACAAAAAATTGATATTAAATTTAAAATCCAATCGAATTGCCCCAAAATTTGAATTTATTCAAATAAAGAGTAAATTTGCTTGATTAACTAATATTAACAGAAAATGAACAAAAGAGTTGTTATCGTTTCTGCCGTTAGAACACCTATCGGAAGTTTCATGGGAGGTTTATCTACCGTACCCGCACCAAAATTAGGTGCTGCCGCTATAAAAGGAGCACTACAAAAAATTAACCTTGACCCAAAATTAGTTGATGAAGTATTCATGGGGAATGTGGTTCAAGCCGGAGTTGGACAAGCGCCAGCACGTCAGGCTGCACTTTTTGCCGGTCTATCTAATGAGGTTGCTGCAACAACAGTAAACAAAGTTTGCGCTTCAGGAATGAAAGCTGTTATGTTTGCTGCTCAGGCAATCGCTTGTGGCGATGCTGAGATTGTAGTTGCCGGAGGAATGGAAAACATGAGTTTGATTCCACATTATGTACAAATGCGTGGCGGAACTAAATTTGGTCCTGCAACTATGCTTGACGGAATGCAAAAAGATGGTTTGACAGATGCTTACGATAACAACGCAATGGGAGTTTGCGCTGATTTATGTGCAACTGAATACAACATTAGCCGTGAAGAACAAGACAATTTTGCTATTCAATCTTATGAAAGAAGTGCAAAAGCCTGGGATGCCGGAAAATTCGACAACGAAATTGTTCCTGTAGAAGTTCCACAAAGACGTGGCGAACCAGTTATTGTTTCTAAAGATGAGGAATACACTAATGTAAAATTAGATAAAATCCCTTCTTTAAGCGCTGTTTTTACAAAAGACGGAACCGTTACAGCCGCAAACGCTTCAACAATCAATGATGGAGCTGCTGCTTTAGTTTTAATGTCTGAAGAAAAAGCAATCGCATTAGGATTAAAACCTCTAGCCTACATAAAAGGTTATGCAGATGCTGCTCAAGAACCAAAATGGTTTACTACGAGTCCAGCAAAAGCATTACCAAAAGCTTTAGACAAGGCAGGAATCGCAATTGGCGATGTTGATTATTTCGAATTCAATGAAGCATTTGCAGTTGTTGGATTAGCCAATTCAAAAATCCTTGGTCTTGATAACGATAAAGTAAACGTAAATGGTGGTGCAGTTTCTTTAGGACATCCTCTTGGATGTTCGGGAGCGAGAATCATCGTAACTTTACTTAATGTTTTAGAACAAAATAATGCTAAAACCGGAGCTGCTGCAATTTGCAATGGTGGCGGTGGAGCATCAGCAATTGTTATCGAAAGAGCTTAAACAATATATCTTTAGGAGTTATTTTTAAATGAAATAACTCCTAATTTTTTCAACTAATAAATTACCCTAAATGTTCGGAATTTGCAATCTAGCCATAGTACCCGTTCGATCTGAGCCAAGTGACAGAAGTGAAATCGTTACACAACTTTTGTTTGGTGAACACATCGAGATTTTAGAACGCCAAAATCAATGGGCCCGAATAAAAATACAATTCGATGACTACGAAGGTTGGGTAGATTCTAAACAATATCAAATTATTTCTGAGGCAAATTACAAGCAATTAAGCAATGACGCCATTATCCTTAATGCCGATTTGATTGATTATATCAGTGCGCCTGAAAATTTATTATTACCAATTCCGCTTGGTGCATCTTTATCATTTTTGAATAATAGTGAAATCAACACTGCAAACTTTGATTTCGAAGGCACAAAAACAAGTGGCTTAAAACCTAAAAGCGCAATAGTAAATACCGCTTTTATGTATCTGAACGCACCTTATCTTTGGGGCGGAAAAACACCTTTTGGAATCGACTGTTCGGGTTTAACCCAAATGGTTTACAAACTAAACGGATATAAAATTCATCGTGATGCTTCACAACAAGCTCTTGAAGGCGAACCTTTAAGTTTTATTGAAGAAAGCGAAGCAGGAGATTTAGCCTTTTTTGACAATGCCGAAGGAAACATCATTCACGTAGGTATTATAATGGACAATAATTACATCATTCACGCAAGTGGAAAAGTACGCATTGACCGTTTAGATCATTTAGGAATCTATAATCCGGAACTCAACAAACACACCCATAATTTGCGCGTAATCAAGAAGATTATTTAATTCTTTTCCAAGATTTAGAAAAAATATTACACCAGGCTTTGTTAATTTTTAAATAAACTATTTAGCCGAACAGCAAAATTGTTGTATATTTACAACAAATCAGTTGTATCATGGCGAAATTAGCACCAAAAACAAAACCTTTTGACACTCAAAGAAGCATTGATAATGCCTCTGGAAAAGTCATATCTATCAGAAAATCTACACTTTATTCTGGTGGAAAGGAATACAGTTGGAGTAATAAATTGGAGCGCGTAGGAGTTATCAGATCTGGTATTCCTTACGATTCAATCGAAGAAATTAGCCGACGACTGAACAATCCCGTAAAATCAGTTTTAGCAATTGTAGGCATTCCACAAACCACTTACAACAAGAAAAAAAGCGAACATTTATTACTAGACAGCCGAGACAGCGAACTTGTAATCCTCATAAACGAATTAATAGATTACGGTTTAGAGGTTTTTAACCATGAAGAAGAAAAATTTCAAAGATGGCTAAAAAAACCAAACCTTTCTATTGGCGGAAGCACACCTGAAAATATGCTCGATACGATGACAGGAATCAACGAGGTAAAATTTAGCCTTAATAGATTAGAATTCGGAAATCTGGCGTAATGATAGTATTTAGAATCGAAAGAGAAAAATACCTCACCACTACCCTAACCGGAATTGGAGCTTCAATGACCGAAGGTTATCGCTGGAATAGTCTGAACACACGAATAGTTTATACGGCTGATAGCAGAGCTTTGGCTACACTTGAGGTTTCTGTGCATTTAGATTTAAGCGAAGATTTACCTTCTGATCGTTTTTATGTAGAAATTGAAATTCCGGACGATATTTTGATTCAGGAAGTAAACATAAAAGACTTACCGGATATTTGGAATTCAAAACCACCATCATTAATAACCCAAACCATTGGTGATGATTTTGTATATTATAATGAAACTGCAATACTAAAAGTTCCAAGTAGTATTGTACCTCAGGAATTTAATTATTTGATCAATCCAAATCATGAAGATGCTTCAAGAATTAAAGTTATAAGCACCAAAAAAATGATTTTTGATTCCAGATTTAAACACTAATTTCACAAATTAGCACAGATTAAAATCATTTTAATCCGGATAATCTGTGGTAAAAAATAAAAAATCCGCCAAAATCCGTGTCATCCGCGTGCCATCATCATGCACTAATTCTTATTACTTTCCTAAACTCAGATGGGCTATTTCCTCTTTGCTTTTTAAAGAATTTATTAAAGTGACTTTCATCCGTAAAACCAAATTCATATGCAATTTCGTTAATACGTTTATCACTAAACTGCAAACGATGTTCAATCAGTTTTGTTTTATAATTACTGATATATTGCTGCATCGTTTCATTAGCGTGTTTCTTAAAATAACGTCCTAAATATGTATTTGAGATTCCAAAATAATCACTAATCGATTCCGCTTTGATTCGTTCCGGATAATAAATATTATTTTGAATATATTGCAAAATATCCATCGCTTTAGCCTCACAACCAATATTTACCTGTTCCGGCAAATACTTAGCAATATTTCTGGCAACCACAATAATCAAAGTATTCACCAATTGCTGAATCAATTCTTTATTATAAACATCTTTATCCTGATGTTCGCGAATAATCGCTTCAACCATAACTTTTACCAGACATTTATCGGCGTGATTTTTCAAAATGCAACCTGGCTGATGATTTGCATTTTGCAGAATATATTCTAAACGCTGAATATTCTCATTCTGCAAACTCGAATTCTTCAAATAAATATCATTAAATCTCAAAAAGAAAAACTCTGTTTTGGTCTCAATTGTAAAATTATGACAATCCTCAGGCGTCAATAAAAACAAATGTCCAGCATCATATTCAAAAATATTTTTGTTGATACATTGTCTTCCCGTTCCACCTAAAATATAAACCAATTCAAAGAAATTATGACGATCTCCAACATCCGGATATTCATCCAGCGTTTCAAAAGAAACCGTAAAAGGCTCGTATAAATTTTCTTTTTTCATAATGCACTTTATTAATTCGGCTACAAATTTACATAAAAAAGACAAATATATACAACTTAACAGTCTTAAAAATGGTATAATTTTGCCAAAAAATTTTTAAGCATTAAAACATAAGATTATGGAATATAGAAAATTAGGCAATACTGAACTTGAATTATCAACTATTACATACGGTGCATTTGCCATTGGCGGAAACATGTGGGGCGGAAACGAAAAGAAAGATTCAATCGACTCAATTCACGCATCAATCGATCACGGCGTAACCACAATCGACACCGCTCCATTCTATGGATTTGGATTAAGCGAAGAAATGATTGGCGAAGCTTTAAAATCAAAAGACCGTTCAAAAGTTCAATTATTAACCAAATTTGGTTTAGTTTGGGACGGAAGCAATCAAGGAAAAGGAGAATTCTTTTTTGATGCCGAAGACAACGGAAAAAAAATCCCGGTTTATAAATACGCATCAAAAAGCAATATCATTAAAGAAGTCGAAGAAAGCTTAAAACGCCTTCAAACAGATTATATCGACTTATTACAAATTCACTGGCCAGACGCTACAACTCCAATTCACGAAACAATGGAAGCTTTAGAAACCTTGATTCAGCAAGGAAAAATCAGAGCAGCCGGAGTTAGTAATTATAGTGCCGAACAAATTAAAGAAGCACAAAAAACAATACAATTAGCCTCAAATCAAGTACCTTTTAGTATGTTGAATCAGGCAATTCAAACTGATTTAGTTCCGCTTACAATTGCAGAAAACATCGGAATCATTGCTTACAGTCCAATGGAAAGAGGTTTGTTAACCGGAAAATATTTCACCGACAGTAAACTAAAAGACAACGATCACAGAAACGGATATTTCGGTCAGTTTGATCTTCAAAAAGTAAAAACTTTGGTCGAAGAATTAAGTTCATTAGCAAACGCAAAACACATTTCAATTTCACAATTAGTATTACGTTGGACAACTTTACAAAAAGGAATTACAATAGTTTTAGCCGGTGCAAGAAACGCAGAACAAGCCATTTCAAACGCAAAAACATTAGATTTTGATCTATCTGTTTCTGAATTAGAGTTCATTAATCAGGCAATTTCAAAATTAAAATAATATTTAAACACATAGAAACATAGTTTTAGCAATCTTACAAAAGGCGTTTCACTCGCATTAACAAACATAGCTATGTATTAGAAACAAGTTTCTTTCAATTCCCTTTCCCAGAAAAGAAAAAATCTATGTCTCTATGTGTTTAAAAAAAAATCTCAAAAATTAAATAAAAATAATTTGGGTGTGACCCGCAGAAAAAGCGGGTCGGGCTATTCGTTACAATCTTTTTTATAAATAGAAAAAATTTATAAAAAAGGATTTTCACTTCTATCCCTCACACAAAATCGCGAATACATAAGAACATTACAATTATGAAGAAAATATTTATCATCAACGGAAGTCAAAATTTCGCACATTCAGGTGGGAAATTCAATGAAACCGTTACCGATTGGACAATCGAATACTTAAAAAGTAAAAATTACGAAATCAAAACAACTGACATCAAACAAGATTTCGACTTAGACGAAGAAGTAGAAAAATTCGTTTGGGCAGATGCAGTAATTTATCACACACCAGTTTGGTGGTTTCAATTGCCAAACCTTTTCAAAAAATACATCGACGACGTTTTTACTGCCGGACACCAAAAAGGAATCTACAAAAGCGACGGAAGAAGCAGAGTAAATCCTGACATCAATTACGGAACTGGCGGAATGTTGCACGGACGTAAATATATGCTAACCACAAGTTGGAATGCGCCCGCAACAGCTTTTACACTTCCGGGAGAATTCTTCGAAGAAACATCTGTAGATGACGGAGCTATGTTTGGTTTCCATAAAATGAATAAATTTGTAGGTATGGAAAAACTGGACGGTTTCCACTTTCATGACGTTGAAAAAGGTGCAACTGCCGAAAACATTAGCATTTTTAAGGAAAATTACACAAAGCACTTAGAAAAAACTTTTAACTTTTAACCTTTAACTTTTCACAATTATGATCTCAATTACAGCAATTTTTAAAAGCAAACCCGAAAATATAGAACAAGTTCAAAGCATGTTAAATCATTTGGTTACCGAAACCAGAAAAGAAGCTGCTTGTGTTCGTTACGATCTTCACCATAGCGAAAATGTTTTTATTATTTGGGAAGAATGGCAAGATCAGCCAGGTCTTGACATCCATAATAATCAACCGTATTTACTTGATTTTATAGCTAAAAGCGAAAGTTTAGTCGCTGCACCAATTCAGGTTTATAAAACGGTACAAATACTTTAATCTGAAAACAATGAGAGCACTATTAACTAATACTTACGAATCTGAATTTGTAAGCACCGAAATCGAAAAACCAACTCCTAAAAAAGGAGAAGTTTTAGTAAAAATACACGCAAGTGGCGTAAACCCAATCGATAATAAAATCAGACTTGGACTTTCGCCTTATGCATCACCGGTTTTACCTGCCGTTTTAGGAACAGATCTTGCCGGAGTAATCGAAGCAATTGGCGAAGGCGTTACAGAATTTAAAGTCGGCGACGAAGTTTACGGACTTGCCGGAGGCGTTCTTGGACTTCAGGGAACTCTAGCCGAATATATTGCTGTCGATGCTGATTTATTAGCGATAAAACCGAAAAACTTAACCATGAAAGAAGCTGCCGGAGTTCCGCTTGTATTGCTTACCGCTTGGGAAGGTTTGATTGACAGAGCCAAAGTACAAAAAGGCGACAAAGTTCTGGTTCATGCCGGAGCCGGAGGCGTTGGTCATATGGTGGTTCAGCTTGCTCAAAATCTTGGTGCCGATGTTTATGCAACAGTTTCTGAACAAAAAGCAGATTTTGTAAAATCATTTGGAGCAACTCCAATCGATAAAAATACTCCAGTTGAAGATTACGTAAATCAATACACCGACGGAAATGGTTTTGATGTTATTTACGATACACTTGGTGGACAATCTTTTGATGATTCCTTAAAAGCCATTCGTCATTACGGTCAAATCGCAAGTTGTTATGCATTTGGAACACATACACTTGCAACAAGTTCGCTTCGTTCTGCAAGTATTCATGGCGTTTTTGTACTTCATCCAATGATTGGTAATGAAAGAAGAAAACATCATGGTGATATCCTAAAACAAACGACAAAACTAATCGAAGAAGGAAAATTAAAACCAATTATCGATTCTAGAAAATTCACTTTGGACAATGCCATGGAAGCACATAAAGCTGTAAGCGATGGTTCTGCGGTTGGGAAAATTGTTGTTGATGTAATTTAATTTATTTTTCAAACTATAACAACATTGAATTCCTAACGGGCAATGTCATTAAGTTAAGCTTTTAGAAAATAAAATCCGTTTTTATCCGCGTTTTTACGAAGTAAATCTGTTTTATCCGCGTCAAAATTAGACGCTGATTGTACTGATTCGCTAAAGCGAAAACGCTGATAAAAACGGATTTTTCTAATTACTTTCTTGATTAAACTGTTAAGTAATTTTGTAGATTTCCAATTAACTAAATGACATTGCTCTAACGGGACTTTTTTTTGATTACGCTTTGATTACGTCAACAAAATGTGACTGTTTATCACATTAAAAAAAGTTATTGTTAATATTATACTGTAAAATTTATTCCAAAAAAACTAACTTGCCTCATATTCAAAACCATACAAATATGAGTCATTATCATCTTGCCGAAATTAATATTGCCAAAATGAAAGGAGTCGATATCAACGATCCAATCATGAAGGAATTCACAGATAATTTAGAACTCATCAATACTTTAGCCGAAAATAGTGATGGATTTGTCTGGAGATTAAAAGATGACAGTTATAATGCAACAAATCTGAATCAGTATAATGATGAACAGATAATTGTAAATGTTTCCGTTTGGGAGAATATTGAAACACTGGAATATTATATGTATAAAACATTTCACAGTGATTTTTTAAAACGCCGTAAAGAATGGTTTCTGAAATTTGGAAAAGCCCATACCGCTATGTGGTGGATTCCAAAAGGACATATTCCAACTCTAGAAGAAGCTGTTGAAAAACTGGATTATTTACAGAAAAATGGAGTTTCGGAATTGGTATTTGATTTAAGAAACAAATTTCCGATGCCTGCAGAAGCATAATTTTATTAGCCATGAATTCACGAATTAAAATAAATATTATCCGCATAGATTTTAAAAATAAAACTCGTGACCCGAGCGATAGCGAACAGGCGAAGCAATTCGTGGCAAAAAAGTTACTTGATTCCGCCAAAAGCACCAAAACACATATTCTTGTGCAAAATTTCGACGCTTCTAAAACCAATCTTCTTCATCAAATCCAATTGGTAATTCATTGATCTTGGCGAATCTTCTTTCTCTACATAATCCAAAACTTTCTGACGATATTCTGCGCCGCCAATTCCTTCTAAATAATCGCCATAACGCTGCCAAGTATACTCGTTTAACAATTCAGTATCCTGAGTAATTAAGTCCGAAATCATAAAACATCCGCCAGGTTTTAACAATTTGAAAATCTTAGTAAAAGTCGTTTCCCAATCCTGATCATCACGTAAATGATGCAAAACCGCTCCAGCCAAAATAATATCAAAATGATTTTCCGGTAAATCTACTTCCCTAATATCGCCGTGTTTTATGGCTACATTTCCATTAGTTTCTTTTGAAACTCTATCAAAAGCACGATCCAACATTGGCAAACTCAAATCGACCAAAGTGCAATTCAAATTCGGAACTTTCGAAAGCATTTTTAAAGTATAATTTCCAGCGCCGCATCCAATATCCAAAACATTAACCGCATTTGGAACAATTCTTTTAGAAGCTTCCGTAATTAATTCTAAAGAAATTGTAGCGTCGATTGTCGCCACTTGTCCCGTTTCTAAATTCGAAAATCGCTCGACATCATTGTCAAATCGTTCTCTGATTTCTTCAATAGTTGATTTTTTCATAGTTTTTTGTTTTTTTATTGCCCACGGGTTTTACGGATTAAACTGATTAGCGCAGATGTATTTTTTTATATACTTTGCCTGTTTTTTTTGCGACTCCCGATAGCTATCGGGATAAAATGATTTTAAATTTAATAATAAAAAGAATCTGTATAAATACTTTTAATCAGCGGCATAACTTTTTTATTACTCACCAAAAAATAAAAAATCCGTGCAAACCAGTTTAATCCGCGTCATCTGCGTGCCATATATTTTTTTATCAAAACTACCACTTTGATATATACTTCAAAAATACTTATTTTGTCAATTATTAATACTTAATAGGTATTTATGGAATTACGTCACTTAAAATATTTTTTAGCTGTAGCCGAAGAATTAAACTTTACTAAAGCTGCTGAAAAACTATTTATTTCGCAACCGCCATTAAGCCGACAAATTATCGAATTGGAAGAAGAAATTCAGGCGAAGCTTTTCATTCGGAACAATAAAAAAGTAGTACTTACAGAAGCCGGAAAATATTTCGAAAAAGAAGTAAAAGAACTTTTTAAAGATCTCGAGCGTATTTCCGTTAAAACGAAAAAAATAGCCGAAAATGTTTCCGGCGAATTTAGAATCGCTTATATAAGTTCGATTTATTCGGCTGTAATTTCAGAATTGATAAAACATCTGAAAGAGCAATTTCCTTATGTAAATTTCAAATTATTTGAAGTTTCAACAACCAAACAAATCGACGCTTTAGAGCAAGGAAAAATCGAATTAGGAATTATTCGTTCTCCGATAAAATCTCCTAAAATAAAATCGCAATTATGGTTTCAGGACGGATTTTCGGTTGTTTATAATAAAAGCCTGATTCGAATTAATTCCGAAAAAGAAATCCCGAATCTAAAAGACGAAACTTTTGTGTTTTTCAACAAAGATTATGCGCCACATTATCATGAAGTTTTACTGGAACTTTGTGCATTTTATGGCTTCACGCCAAAAGTAGTTCACGAAGCAAACAATATCAATTCGATCGTACAATTGGTCAAAAACGGATTAGGGATTTCGATTGTTCCTTCTAACATTGCCAAGAACAATCAAGATTCTGAAATTGGTTTTATCGAATTAAAAAAAGTGAATTTGTTTACGGATGTTTCGCTAATAACTTCAAAAGAAGACGATTCTGAAATTACGAAATCTACTGTTGACTTTTTATTGAATTTTAAAAGGTAAAGTTGTTTCTACGAATTATTTGAAACGATGGAAATCCGTAAAAAATAATTTTTATAAGTACTTAAATTGCATACTTTAAAATAATCTCGCAAAGTCGCAGAGACGCAAAGTTGCAAAGTTTTTTTCTCATTTTATGTCATTTCGAGGAACGAGAAATCACACTAGTGGCTCGACAAAGATTAGCGATTTTGATTGCAGAGTTTCTTGCGAGGATTTCTCCTCCGTCGAAATGACAAACAGCACGGATAATCAATAGTTACAAAAAACGTTATGGCACTTCATTCTATTTTTTAAAGCCACAGATTAAAAGATTAAAATGATTAAAAAATCTGCTCAATCTGCAAAATCTGCGTGAAACAAAAAAACTTTGCGGCTCTGCGACTTTGCGAGATTAATGAATCAAAACCATTCGCATTAACACAAAACAATTCGTGAAAATTCGGGGAATTCGTGGCAAAAAAACCTCAATTTTTAAATACCTTAGCAAATTATAATTCTACTCAATAAAATAAATAAAAATGGCAGAGCAATCTTCAATTCAGTGCCCAAACTGCGGAACAACTATCGATGTAAATGATATTTTAAAGCATCAGTTAGAAGATAGTATCCGTAAAGAATATCAACAAAAGGCAAATGCTCAAGCCAAAGAATTAGAACTTAAAAACGAGCAATTCGAAAGAGCAAAAACCGAATTTGAAGCTAAAAAGAAACAGGAAAATGAACTTTTTGCTGAACGCTTAGAACGCGAGAAAAAAACGGCCGAAAAAGAAATTACCGAAAAAGTAAAAAATAAACTCGCCGAAGAAAATAAAGATCGTTTACTTGCGATGGAAAAAGAACTTTCTGAGAAATCAGAGAAACTTCGCGAACTTAATAAAATGGAAGGTGAAATTGCTAAACTTCAGCGTGAAAAACTGGAGATGAAAGAAGCAATCGAAGCCGAAGCTCAAAAGCAACTTAATGCAACTTTAGTTTTGGAACGTGATAAAATCCGAAAACAGGAAGAAGAAAAAAACGAGCTAAAAATCAAAGAATATCAGAAACAATCAGACGATCAAAAGAAACTGATTGAAGAAATGAAACGCAAGCAGGAACAAGGTTCTATGCAATTGCAAGGTGAAGTAATGGAATTGGCGATTGAGGAATGGCTGGCAAATAATTTCCCTTTAGATACGATTGATGAAATTAAAAAAGGCGCAAATGGTGCGGATTGTCTTCAAATTGTAAATACACGTGAATTGCAAAATTGTGGCTCTATTTATTACGAAAGTAAGCGTACAAAAGCTTTTCAACCCGCTTGGATTGAGAAATTTAAAAATGATATTAGAACCAAAAGAGCGAATATTGGTGTTTTAGTAACCGAAGTTATGCCTGCCGGAATGGACCGAATGGGAATGCGTGACGGAATCTGGATTTGTACTTACGAAGAATTTAAAGGTTTAAGTGCCGTTTTACGTCAGTCTTTAATTCAGGTAAGTCAGGCAGTTCAGGCGCAGGAAAACAAAGGAGATAAAATGTCGATGTTGTATGATTTCTTAACAAGCAATGAATTCCGTTTACAAATCGAAGGTATTGTTGAAGGTTTTACGCAAATGCAAAGCGATCTTGATTCTGAAAAAAGAGCGATGCAACGTATCTGGAAACAACGTGAAAAACAAATCGAAAAGGTAATTCACAATACTTTAGGAATGTACGGTTCTATTCGTGGTATTGCCGGAAATGCTGTTCAGACTGTTCGTGCTTTGGAATTGGATTTTGTTGATGAAGAAAAAGATATAACAGAGGAATTGGAGTAGGAATGTGAGATTGTACGCGGATTTTACGGATTCGCTATCGCGAAAACGCGGATTTAAACGGATTTTTTTCTTGTGGATTTCTCCTCCGTCGAAATGACAAAATGATACAAAAAAGGCTTCGAAATTAATCGAAGCCTTTTTATTTTGAAGTTGCTTTAATTAACCTTTTTTGAAAGACATCGTCAATCCAAATTGATTTGAAAGCATCAGCTTATTATTCTCTACTGAATAACCTGAAGTTGTTTTTAACAATTGCGAAAACTCACCTTCTTTTTTTGCATCGCATTTTTTAGTTTCTGAAGTAAAATT
This genomic interval carries:
- a CDS encoding RES family NAD+ phosphorylase, whose translation is MIVFRIEREKYLTTTLTGIGASMTEGYRWNSLNTRIVYTADSRALATLEVSVHLDLSEDLPSDRFYVEIEIPDDILIQEVNIKDLPDIWNSKPPSLITQTIGDDFVYYNETAILKVPSSIVPQEFNYLINPNHEDASRIKVISTKKMIFDSRFKH
- a CDS encoding C40 family peptidase, giving the protein MFGICNLAIVPVRSEPSDRSEIVTQLLFGEHIEILERQNQWARIKIQFDDYEGWVDSKQYQIISEANYKQLSNDAIILNADLIDYISAPENLLLPIPLGASLSFLNNSEINTANFDFEGTKTSGLKPKSAIVNTAFMYLNAPYLWGGKTPFGIDCSGLTQMVYKLNGYKIHRDASQQALEGEPLSFIEESEAGDLAFFDNAEGNIIHVGIIMDNNYIIHASGKVRIDRLDHLGIYNPELNKHTHNLRVIKKII
- a CDS encoding aldo/keto reductase; the protein is MEYRKLGNTELELSTITYGAFAIGGNMWGGNEKKDSIDSIHASIDHGVTTIDTAPFYGFGLSEEMIGEALKSKDRSKVQLLTKFGLVWDGSNQGKGEFFFDAEDNGKKIPVYKYASKSNIIKEVEESLKRLQTDYIDLLQIHWPDATTPIHETMEALETLIQQGKIRAAGVSNYSAEQIKEAQKTIQLASNQVPFSMLNQAIQTDLVPLTIAENIGIIAYSPMERGLLTGKYFTDSKLKDNDHRNGYFGQFDLQKVKTLVEELSSLANAKHISISQLVLRWTTLQKGITIVLAGARNAEQAISNAKTLDFDLSVSELEFINQAISKLK
- a CDS encoding putative quinol monooxygenase produces the protein MISITAIFKSKPENIEQVQSMLNHLVTETRKEAACVRYDLHHSENVFIIWEEWQDQPGLDIHNNQPYLLDFIAKSESLVAAPIQVYKTVQIL
- a CDS encoding AraC family transcriptional regulator gives rise to the protein MKKENLYEPFTVSFETLDEYPDVGDRHNFFELVYILGGTGRQCINKNIFEYDAGHLFLLTPEDCHNFTIETKTEFFFLRFNDIYLKNSSLQNENIQRLEYILQNANHQPGCILKNHADKCLVKVMVEAIIREHQDKDVYNKELIQQLVNTLIIVVARNIAKYLPEQVNIGCEAKAMDILQYIQNNIYYPERIKAESISDYFGISNTYLGRYFKKHANETMQQYISNYKTKLIEHRLQFSDKRINEIAYEFGFTDESHFNKFFKKQRGNSPSEFRKVIRISA
- a CDS encoding NAD(P)H-dependent oxidoreductase, translated to MKKIFIINGSQNFAHSGGKFNETVTDWTIEYLKSKNYEIKTTDIKQDFDLDEEVEKFVWADAVIYHTPVWWFQLPNLFKKYIDDVFTAGHQKGIYKSDGRSRVNPDINYGTGGMLHGRKYMLTTSWNAPATAFTLPGEFFEETSVDDGAMFGFHKMNKFVGMEKLDGFHFHDVEKGATAENISIFKENYTKHLEKTFNF
- a CDS encoding GIY-YIG nuclease family protein gives rise to the protein MNFFYVLFSKTLNQYYIGHTSEGLEERLRKHLSNHPGFTGKVKDWIVIYFEEFETKSLAYKRELEVKKWKSRVRVEKLINESKK
- a CDS encoding acetyl-CoA C-acyltransferase codes for the protein MNKRVVIVSAVRTPIGSFMGGLSTVPAPKLGAAAIKGALQKINLDPKLVDEVFMGNVVQAGVGQAPARQAALFAGLSNEVAATTVNKVCASGMKAVMFAAQAIACGDAEIVVAGGMENMSLIPHYVQMRGGTKFGPATMLDGMQKDGLTDAYDNNAMGVCADLCATEYNISREEQDNFAIQSYERSAKAWDAGKFDNEIVPVEVPQRRGEPVIVSKDEEYTNVKLDKIPSLSAVFTKDGTVTAANASTINDGAAALVLMSEEKAIALGLKPLAYIKGYADAAQEPKWFTTSPAKALPKALDKAGIAIGDVDYFEFNEAFAVVGLANSKILGLDNDKVNVNGGAVSLGHPLGCSGARIIVTLLNVLEQNNAKTGAAAICNGGGGASAIVIERA
- a CDS encoding antitoxin Xre/MbcA/ParS toxin-binding domain-containing protein; its protein translation is MAKLAPKTKPFDTQRSIDNASGKVISIRKSTLYSGGKEYSWSNKLERVGVIRSGIPYDSIEEISRRLNNPVKSVLAIVGIPQTTYNKKKSEHLLLDSRDSELVILINELIDYGLEVFNHEEEKFQRWLKKPNLSIGGSTPENMLDTMTGINEVKFSLNRLEFGNLA